One part of the Phycisphaeraceae bacterium genome encodes these proteins:
- the csrA gene encoding carbon storage regulator CsrA — translation MLVLSRHRDETIIIGDEVEITVVDIRGDKVRLGISAPSTVDVHRKEVYLAIQVENHDARESGINEQTDLSGLGSLLKKSLQDHNPMRIKSIAVPCSPGDDSGTPLATDIADPCNGQGTPHDQRIIKTLTGH, via the coding sequence ATGCTTGTGCTTTCACGGCATCGAGATGAGACAATCATCATCGGCGACGAGGTGGAGATCACCGTTGTAGACATCCGGGGCGATAAAGTCCGTCTTGGGATATCTGCACCATCCACCGTCGACGTCCATAGAAAAGAAGTGTATCTCGCGATCCAGGTAGAGAACCACGACGCTCGCGAGTCAGGAATCAATGAGCAGACAGATCTCTCCGGTCTTGGATCGCTGCTGAAAAAATCACTGCAGGACCACAACCCCATGCGTATCAAATCAATTGCTGTGCCTTGCTCGCCCGGCGATGATTCTGGCACGCCACTTGCGACTGATATTGCTGACCCCTGCAATGGGCAGGGCACGCCGCACGATCAGCGCATCATCAAGACTCTGACAGGACATTGA